From the genome of Cytobacillus firmus, one region includes:
- a CDS encoding IucA/IucC family protein, which yields MQKLHPLPSKKVERRVIRQLLEAVLFEGLMDYEKTANQPEEPLLSFTVFGNQRTYCCEGRVAAFDRVRLKEDSICSVQSDGSRTSTSIEELAEDLVPDLEKRNKLIHELQQTIQLSEWNEKNLMPSFSRRTFSYEELESEVWEGHPYHPCFKARTGFSLEDHAAFGPEAGQSFALQWAAVRREHSRMAIPEGEKEFWEKELGPLMLGQLLTELHELGKTFEEYTFLPIHPWQVKHIKDELEQGDVVLLKSSGDSYRATQSVRTLWNVTNPKKAHIKLSMNMVNTSSLRTLDTHAICAAPHISKWIADTVEADPFLKEEASLIVLKEYAGIAHQPIEEKTEAKLGAIWRESVRLHMEEDEEAVPFTALPLMERDGSLFINDWLVHYGIENWLKRLMEVSVVPVWHLLAAHGIAVEAHAQNMILLHKNGWPTRVVLRDFHDSTEYHHDFLAEPSRIPDFGEIHKQFKKGGEDEFYWMTSIEALRELVMDTLFVFHLTELSFALEEQYGYSERKFWRLAGETLAGHMSCYPELIFRNYLLQHTAPMVYAESLLKRKVQKEEAGGFRHLVTNSLV from the coding sequence ATGCAGAAGCTGCATCCGTTGCCATCTAAGAAAGTTGAAAGAAGAGTCATCCGACAGTTACTGGAGGCGGTTCTTTTTGAAGGGCTGATGGATTATGAAAAAACAGCAAATCAGCCGGAAGAACCTTTATTGAGCTTCACCGTTTTCGGAAATCAGCGGACTTACTGCTGTGAGGGAAGGGTTGCTGCGTTTGACCGCGTGCGGCTAAAGGAGGACAGCATCTGTTCCGTGCAAAGCGATGGTTCCCGTACGTCAACAAGCATAGAAGAGCTGGCAGAGGACCTTGTACCCGACCTGGAAAAAAGAAACAAGCTTATTCACGAGCTGCAGCAAACCATTCAGCTGAGTGAATGGAATGAAAAAAATCTCATGCCGTCTTTTTCAAGGAGAACATTCAGTTATGAGGAGCTGGAGTCTGAAGTTTGGGAAGGGCATCCCTATCATCCTTGTTTTAAGGCAAGGACTGGATTCTCTCTTGAAGACCATGCTGCATTCGGTCCGGAAGCAGGCCAATCTTTTGCACTGCAATGGGCTGCAGTGAGACGCGAGCATAGCCGAATGGCTATCCCCGAGGGTGAGAAGGAATTCTGGGAAAAGGAGCTGGGTCCTCTCATGCTCGGACAACTTCTGACCGAGCTGCATGAGCTGGGAAAAACTTTTGAAGAATACACCTTTCTGCCAATACATCCATGGCAGGTAAAGCATATTAAAGATGAATTGGAGCAAGGGGATGTCGTTCTGCTAAAAAGCAGCGGGGATTCTTATCGTGCAACCCAGTCGGTCCGGACGCTTTGGAACGTAACGAATCCAAAGAAGGCTCACATAAAACTATCCATGAATATGGTGAATACCTCATCGCTAAGAACCTTAGACACTCACGCCATCTGTGCTGCTCCCCATATTTCCAAATGGATAGCTGACACGGTGGAAGCTGATCCATTTTTAAAGGAAGAAGCTTCCTTGATTGTTTTGAAGGAGTATGCAGGGATTGCCCATCAGCCTATTGAGGAAAAAACAGAGGCAAAACTGGGAGCTATTTGGCGGGAAAGCGTTCGTCTCCACATGGAAGAGGATGAGGAGGCTGTACCTTTTACAGCACTTCCATTAATGGAGAGGGACGGTTCCCTATTTATAAATGACTGGCTTGTGCACTATGGAATAGAAAATTGGTTAAAAAGGCTAATGGAAGTAAGTGTGGTTCCGGTCTGGCACTTGCTCGCCGCTCATGGAATAGCTGTGGAGGCACATGCCCAGAACATGATCCTCCTTCATAAAAACGGCTGGCCAACCCGTGTTGTTTTGAGGGATTTCCATGACAGCACAGAGTATCATCATGATTTTTTGGCAGAACCCAGCCGGATTCCTGACTTTGGAGAGATTCATAAGCAGTTTAAAAAAGGCGGGGAAGATGAGTTTTATTGGATGACTTCCATTGAAGCACTAAGAGAGCTTGTCATGGATACATTGTTTGTTTTTCATTTAACAGAACTGTCTTTTGCGCTTGAAGAGCAGTACGGCTACAGTGAGAGAAAATTTTGGAGGCTGGCTGGCGAGACGCTTGCCGGGCACATGAGCTGCTATCCAGAACTGATTTTCCGGAATTACCTTCTGCAGCATACAGCTCCCATGGTTTATGCCGAATCGCTGCTGAAAAGGAAGGTCCAAAAAGAAGAAGCTGGCGGATTCCGCCATCTTGTCACGAACTCTTTAGTATAG
- a CDS encoding FecCD family ABC transporter permease produces the protein MARTAADINESLQPVHLKSIKWGLIGLLFVFLCLLASIGLGAIWISPSVVWDSFVSFQAGQIEHQLIREVRIPRALAAALIGAALAVAGTIMQGITRNPLADPSIIGITHGAGLAIAISLAFVSSGSYWILLIWSFAGSAAGAMLVLSFSMISKERISPVTLTLAGAALSTLFSALSTGIALYFQVAQDLSFWFAGGLSGTKWQHVFILLPAVIIGILLSLWISRSLTILALGEEVAAGLGQSQQKVRWIGLIAVILLSGAAVSIAGAIGFIGLVVPHIVRMLIGSDYRWLIPLSAIAGALLLVLADIGARMINPPFETPVSAVTALIGVPFFLYLSRRKRGYM, from the coding sequence ATGGCCAGAACTGCTGCTGACATAAACGAATCCCTGCAGCCTGTTCACTTAAAATCTATTAAATGGGGCCTTATTGGCTTACTATTTGTTTTTCTTTGCCTGCTCGCTTCAATTGGACTTGGAGCCATATGGATCTCCCCTTCTGTTGTTTGGGACTCTTTTGTCTCTTTTCAAGCCGGCCAAATTGAACACCAGCTGATCAGGGAAGTGCGAATCCCGCGGGCATTGGCTGCTGCCCTAATTGGGGCAGCTCTTGCTGTTGCAGGCACTATTATGCAGGGCATCACACGCAATCCTCTTGCCGATCCTTCAATCATCGGCATTACCCATGGAGCCGGACTTGCCATCGCCATTTCGCTTGCATTTGTTTCAAGCGGATCCTACTGGATTCTTCTGATCTGGTCATTTGCAGGCTCTGCAGCCGGCGCCATGCTTGTCCTCTCTTTTTCCATGATTTCAAAAGAGCGGATATCTCCTGTGACCCTGACGCTTGCAGGTGCTGCGTTAAGTACTTTATTCAGCGCTCTTTCCACGGGTATCGCCCTATATTTCCAGGTGGCGCAGGACCTGAGCTTCTGGTTTGCCGGAGGACTATCCGGAACCAAATGGCAGCATGTTTTTATACTGCTTCCAGCTGTTATCATTGGGATTCTGCTGTCCCTCTGGATCAGCCGCTCTCTGACTATACTGGCTTTAGGGGAGGAAGTGGCTGCAGGTCTCGGCCAATCTCAGCAGAAAGTCAGGTGGATCGGGCTCATTGCTGTTATTCTGCTATCTGGCGCAGCCGTTTCCATTGCAGGCGCAATCGGCTTTATTGGCCTAGTCGTTCCCCATATAGTCCGGATGCTCATCGGATCTGATTACAGATGGCTCATTCCGTTAAGTGCCATTGCAGGGGCCCTTCTCCTCGTACTCGCCGATATAGGGGCACGGATGATCAATCCTCCATTCGAGACACCTGTCAGCGCAGTGACCGCCTTGATTGGCGTTCCGTTTTTCTTATATTTGTCCCGAAGGAAAAGGGGGTATATGTAA
- a CDS encoding IucA/IucC family protein yields MHHSAKQIAENATFQAFINSYLREVNGGHWMDREEWVQEQRPSMTLSGKSVVEIELPGQSAAFAVEVIYQSLTGRHLIGGAFKYCSQRREWIQQDRLPMMIALIHELHLMAKSNGCHELASHFDELVLRLIESYQTMALYIEERMNDENSLYSEEITFIEAEQSLLFGHWLHPTPKSRQGMAGWQHPQYAPELKGRFQLHYFLVDRELVREASANRNGASDIILHSLKKSIPHFTVPHNNCLIPMHPLQAQWLLQQNHVRGAVEKNLIKDLGPMGAYYSATSSIRTVYSPENEWMFKFSVPVKITNSLRTNRLHELKAGTAMTELMDKLRFTEKYPSFRMVDDPAYITAELPGHKESGFEVIIRSNPFPEGADKGISSIAALVQDPLPDERSRLQRTIERLAQTERRDPQEISMDWFEKYWRCSIESLIRLYDEHGLALEAHQQNSVLNLSSGYPEAYYYRDNQGYYLSNDYRENLSGLLPQLTECPELFYEDDLIQERFTYYLFMNQLFSVICRFGQDGLVSEDHLIEWCRKQLCILEKELSGQGKAFLGHILHSEKLAYKANLLTRFHDVDELLAKNEQAVYTYIPNPFAIVKKEENYAEAASVAI; encoded by the coding sequence ATGCATCATTCAGCCAAACAAATTGCAGAAAATGCAACGTTTCAAGCTTTTATAAATAGTTACTTAAGAGAAGTAAATGGCGGACATTGGATGGATAGGGAGGAATGGGTGCAGGAGCAGCGGCCATCTATGACTCTATCAGGCAAATCAGTAGTGGAGATAGAACTTCCAGGTCAGTCTGCAGCATTTGCAGTGGAAGTGATTTACCAATCACTAACTGGAAGGCACTTGATCGGCGGTGCCTTTAAATACTGCAGCCAAAGACGGGAATGGATACAGCAGGACCGGCTTCCGATGATGATTGCTCTTATCCACGAACTGCATTTAATGGCTAAATCAAATGGCTGCCATGAGCTTGCATCCCATTTTGATGAGCTGGTGCTCAGGCTGATTGAGAGCTATCAGACAATGGCTTTGTATATTGAAGAAAGAATGAATGACGAAAATAGCCTGTATTCCGAAGAGATCACTTTCATTGAGGCCGAGCAGTCACTTTTGTTTGGACACTGGCTTCACCCTACACCGAAGAGCAGGCAGGGAATGGCTGGATGGCAGCATCCGCAGTATGCACCGGAGTTAAAGGGCCGTTTTCAGCTTCACTATTTCCTAGTAGACCGGGAGTTAGTCAGGGAAGCTTCAGCTAACCGGAATGGCGCAAGCGATATTATACTCCATTCATTAAAGAAATCGATTCCGCATTTTACTGTCCCGCATAACAACTGCCTCATTCCGATGCACCCTCTTCAGGCTCAATGGCTGCTTCAGCAGAATCATGTCAGAGGGGCGGTTGAAAAAAATCTAATAAAAGATCTTGGCCCAATGGGAGCCTATTATTCAGCTACCTCTTCCATCAGAACGGTTTACAGCCCGGAAAATGAATGGATGTTCAAATTTTCTGTTCCGGTAAAAATTACGAATTCATTAAGGACGAACCGCCTGCATGAACTAAAGGCAGGTACCGCTATGACGGAACTAATGGATAAGCTTCGCTTTACGGAAAAATATCCGTCATTTCGGATGGTTGATGATCCGGCTTATATAACAGCTGAATTGCCGGGGCATAAAGAGTCAGGGTTCGAGGTCATTATTCGGTCCAACCCTTTTCCAGAAGGAGCGGATAAGGGGATTAGTTCCATCGCTGCATTGGTTCAGGATCCACTGCCGGATGAACGCTCAAGACTGCAGCGGACAATTGAAAGGCTGGCACAAACAGAGAGAAGAGATCCGCAGGAAATCAGCATGGACTGGTTCGAAAAATACTGGAGATGCTCAATTGAGTCTCTGATCCGATTATATGATGAACATGGGCTTGCACTTGAGGCCCATCAGCAAAACAGCGTCCTGAATTTATCATCGGGATACCCGGAAGCTTACTACTACCGTGATAATCAAGGATATTATCTATCAAACGATTATAGGGAAAATTTATCCGGCCTTTTGCCGCAATTGACAGAATGCCCGGAACTATTTTATGAGGATGACCTCATTCAGGAACGCTTCACCTATTACCTGTTCATGAATCAGCTCTTTTCAGTGATTTGCCGATTTGGGCAGGACGGTCTCGTCAGTGAAGATCATTTGATCGAATGGTGCCGGAAACAGCTTTGCATACTTGAAAAAGAGCTGTCTGGACAGGGGAAAGCATTCCTCGGCCATATCCTGCACTCAGAGAAGCTTGCCTATAAAGCCAACCTGCTAACCCGTTTCCATGATGTGGATGAACTGCTGGCGAAGAACGAACAAGCCGTTTACACCTATATCCCAAATCCTTTTGCCATTGTGAAGAAGGAGGAGAACTATGCAGAAGCTGCATCCGTTGCCATCTAA
- a CDS encoding antibiotic biosynthesis monooxygenase family protein: MFIQLKTIMVKEGHGGKMVERFAGEGIIEEQPGFLDLNVLKKKQRSGEEEIIVMIRWESEEAWKAWETSDVHLAGHRANRGKPKPEFIIESRQDVYHVLGQKQYREPAEIK; this comes from the coding sequence ATGTTTATTCAATTAAAGACAATTATGGTTAAAGAGGGCCATGGGGGAAAAATGGTGGAGCGCTTTGCCGGAGAAGGAATCATCGAAGAGCAGCCCGGTTTTCTAGATTTAAATGTATTAAAGAAAAAACAGCGCAGCGGAGAGGAAGAAATCATTGTTATGATCCGCTGGGAATCTGAAGAGGCATGGAAGGCTTGGGAAACAAGCGATGTACATCTTGCTGGCCATCGTGCGAACCGAGGGAAGCCAAAGCCTGAATTTATTATCGAAAGCCGTCAGGATGTATATCATGTGCTGGGGCAAAAACAATACAGAGAGCCTGCTGAAATCAAATAA
- a CDS encoding AMP-binding protein, which translates to MFFVNDQYYTLDDLEEQYTVFENIPHLKECQNRRLAVCMQDAFQWLALCLFVRSKGGSIVPLHPTVPKEGAIRMANKAGSHFLLYENIHLPIHLSQQINEKEGVLVQMSSGTTGDPKCIERTWESIEKELESYVSVLPADNQTTSVVACPTTHSYGLICGVMACIRRGAEPVILTNMNPKYVLKKLKEHPKHILYGAPALLHTLTRLIRDGQRFDAVMTSGTLMPAGWMEALKKASNRVLQQYGCSEAGCVAIHPDVCDTREMGYPLPHVKVEAGSIQNPGEILIHDSEKTIYTKDLGYIENGVLSFLARMDDTINVAGLNVYPQEVEDVLMEEPRIIEAVVYKKVHPLSGERVCAQYVCSEPIEEQELREWCRDYLAPYQVPLEFKKVEEIEKLPNGKVSRKRLGEGVLA; encoded by the coding sequence ATGTTTTTTGTAAATGATCAGTACTATACGCTGGATGATCTTGAGGAACAATATACAGTATTTGAAAATATACCTCATTTAAAAGAATGCCAAAATAGGAGATTGGCTGTTTGTATGCAGGATGCTTTTCAATGGCTGGCACTCTGCTTATTTGTACGCAGTAAAGGAGGATCCATTGTCCCCCTCCATCCCACTGTCCCGAAAGAAGGGGCCATCAGGATGGCAAATAAGGCGGGAAGCCATTTCCTGCTTTATGAAAATATCCACCTGCCGATCCACTTGTCACAGCAGATAAATGAAAAGGAAGGCGTTCTGGTGCAAATGAGTTCGGGTACGACTGGGGATCCGAAGTGCATTGAACGCACATGGGAATCCATTGAAAAGGAGCTTGAAAGCTATGTCTCAGTTTTGCCGGCTGATAATCAGACAACTTCAGTCGTTGCCTGCCCGACAACCCATTCCTATGGTTTAATCTGCGGTGTAATGGCGTGCATAAGGCGCGGGGCAGAACCGGTCATTCTGACAAATATGAACCCTAAATATGTGCTGAAAAAGCTGAAAGAACATCCTAAGCATATTCTTTATGGGGCTCCTGCACTGCTGCATACTTTAACGCGCTTAATTAGGGATGGGCAGCGGTTTGATGCTGTCATGACATCAGGCACACTCATGCCTGCCGGCTGGATGGAAGCATTAAAGAAGGCTTCAAATCGAGTGCTTCAGCAATATGGCTGTTCTGAAGCGGGATGTGTGGCCATTCATCCGGATGTGTGCGACACGCGTGAAATGGGCTATCCGCTTCCGCACGTCAAAGTGGAGGCCGGAAGCATCCAAAATCCTGGTGAAATCCTCATTCATGATTCTGAAAAGACAATATATACAAAAGATCTTGGCTATATAGAAAATGGTGTTCTGTCATTTCTGGCCAGAATGGATGACACCATTAATGTGGCAGGCTTGAACGTTTATCCGCAAGAAGTAGAAGATGTTTTGATGGAAGAACCGAGAATCATAGAGGCAGTTGTCTATAAAAAAGTTCATCCGCTTTCAGGGGAAAGAGTATGTGCGCAGTATGTCTGCTCCGAACCCATAGAGGAACAGGAACTGAGGGAATGGTGCAGGGATTATCTTGCCCCATACCAGGTTCCGCTGGAATTTAAGAAAGTGGAGGAAATCGAAAAGCTCCCAAACGGTAAGGTCAGCCGGAAAAGGCTGGGGGAAGGAGTGCTGGCATGA
- the asbD gene encoding petrobactin biosynthesis protein AsbD → MTRQEIVQVIHDILQDQLELPSMKAFHEDARLNEDLYMDSIMILQLILHLEVDMGFDIPDEMLVPKDFRTVGSLADFLERKQEPAAVEGSV, encoded by the coding sequence ATGACAAGACAAGAAATCGTACAGGTAATCCATGACATTTTACAAGATCAATTAGAGCTTCCTTCCATGAAGGCTTTCCATGAAGATGCACGCTTAAATGAAGATTTGTACATGGATTCCATTATGATTCTGCAGCTGATCCTTCATTTGGAAGTAGACATGGGATTTGATATTCCAGATGAAATGCTTGTGCCAAAAGATTTCCGGACAGTAGGAAGCCTGGCTGATTTTCTGGAGCGAAAGCAGGAGCCGGCTGCAGTGGAGGGATCCGTATGA
- a CDS encoding ABC transporter substrate-binding protein has product MKKFFAPLSVVFMLFLLILTGCGKEEEASTEASEKKKEEKTEETRTVEHLYGKAEVPAEPKKIVLLSHVSWEGSLVSVGVKPYAVMAYDNEFPPHLTEELEGVKALPYADEINSEEILKLDPDLLIISDRYKPLYDQLSETIPTVVVEVGGDWKEDHLKVAEAAGKLDEGKKVIEDLEKEAEDIGSRVSEKMGDETFMAVAINKKDIRVYGRTNHATNSLLFDDLKLTPAENLPEDFGENISIEGLAKYNPDHILDVSYFNSGEFYDSVTQGEVWKSLKAVQNGNVHTLKTTWGYWDPIERQKGLKEIESLLLSE; this is encoded by the coding sequence ATGAAAAAGTTTTTTGCTCCTTTGAGCGTTGTTTTTATGTTATTTTTACTTATTTTAACTGGCTGTGGAAAAGAAGAGGAAGCTTCTACAGAAGCGTCTGAAAAGAAGAAAGAAGAGAAAACAGAGGAAACAAGAACCGTTGAGCATTTGTACGGAAAAGCAGAAGTCCCTGCCGAACCGAAGAAAATCGTTCTGCTGTCTCATGTATCATGGGAAGGTTCACTTGTATCTGTTGGTGTAAAGCCTTATGCCGTGATGGCGTATGATAATGAGTTTCCTCCGCATTTAACAGAGGAGCTTGAAGGTGTGAAGGCTCTGCCTTATGCTGATGAAATTAACTCGGAAGAAATTTTGAAGCTGGATCCGGACCTGTTAATTATCAGTGACCGCTATAAGCCTTTATATGATCAGCTGTCTGAAACTATTCCAACTGTCGTTGTTGAAGTTGGCGGTGATTGGAAGGAAGACCATCTGAAGGTTGCTGAAGCTGCAGGAAAGCTTGATGAAGGAAAGAAAGTGATTGAGGATCTTGAGAAGGAAGCAGAAGATATCGGCAGCCGCGTAAGTGAAAAAATGGGCGATGAAACATTTATGGCAGTGGCAATTAACAAAAAAGATATTCGTGTATATGGACGTACAAACCATGCAACAAATTCGTTATTATTTGATGATTTGAAACTAACACCGGCAGAAAACCTTCCTGAGGATTTCGGTGAGAATATTTCGATTGAAGGATTAGCAAAGTATAATCCTGATCATATCCTCGATGTTTCTTATTTTAATAGTGGAGAGTTCTATGATTCTGTCACACAGGGCGAGGTTTGGAAAAGCCTGAAAGCTGTTCAGAACGGAAACGTACATACTCTTAAGACCACGTGGGGATATTGGGATCCGATTGAGCGCCAAAAAGGATTGAAAGAGATTGAATCCTTGCTCCTAAGTGAATAA
- a CDS encoding FecCD family ABC transporter permease: MDWKLALRQSKTWLAAFVFLIMATFILSLSTGVMPIRFSEILNTLAGSGTPRQELVLFQLRLPRMVIAMLIGAGLSLSGSILQGLSRNSLADPGILGINAGAGLAVVFSIYLFGQEKGSLLSEPFFLPVFAFIGALAIAALIYRFSWKGGIDPERLLLVGLGFNALCGALLMILQLKMDPKDFQQAAIWLTGSIWGTGWPYVWALLPWILILIPAAFYKARTMNLLQFKQEVPVALGLKVESERRLLLCLSAVLAGACVAVGGGIAFIGLLAPHLARRLCGPNYFSSLPLSALIGAALVLMADMIGKNLLAPTDIPVGIVISVIGAPYLIFMLLTRRGSGMRV; encoded by the coding sequence ATGGATTGGAAGCTTGCTTTAAGACAGTCCAAAACCTGGCTGGCAGCCTTTGTCTTTTTAATCATGGCCACCTTTATATTGAGCCTGTCCACTGGCGTGATGCCCATCCGTTTTTCTGAAATATTGAACACGTTAGCCGGCAGCGGCACCCCAAGGCAGGAGCTTGTTTTATTTCAGCTGAGATTGCCGAGAATGGTCATTGCCATGCTGATTGGTGCCGGGCTTTCTCTATCAGGCAGCATTCTTCAGGGACTTTCGAGGAACTCCCTCGCGGACCCGGGCATTCTCGGAATTAATGCTGGCGCTGGACTGGCTGTCGTTTTTTCGATCTATCTTTTCGGACAGGAGAAAGGAAGCCTGCTCTCTGAACCTTTTTTCCTGCCCGTTTTTGCTTTTATCGGCGCTCTTGCCATAGCAGCTCTGATTTACCGCTTCTCATGGAAAGGGGGAATAGACCCGGAACGGCTTCTCCTTGTCGGTCTCGGATTTAATGCTCTATGCGGTGCTCTTCTGATGATTCTGCAGCTGAAAATGGATCCAAAGGATTTTCAGCAGGCAGCCATTTGGCTGACAGGAAGCATCTGGGGAACCGGGTGGCCTTATGTATGGGCACTGCTTCCATGGATTTTGATTCTTATACCGGCTGCCTTTTATAAAGCAAGGACCATGAATCTTCTTCAGTTTAAGCAGGAAGTTCCGGTTGCTCTTGGCTTAAAAGTGGAGTCCGAACGGCGTTTGCTTCTTTGCCTTTCTGCTGTCCTTGCAGGAGCATGTGTGGCCGTCGGCGGCGGAATCGCCTTTATTGGCCTGCTCGCTCCCCATCTGGCACGGCGGCTGTGCGGACCCAATTACTTCAGCAGTCTGCCATTGTCTGCACTGATCGGAGCAGCTCTGGTGCTCATGGCAGACATGATCGGCAAAAATCTTCTGGCACCAACCGATATTCCCGTCGGTATAGTCATATCGGTTATCGGTGCACCATACCTGATCTTCATGCTGCTGACCCGGAGAGGTTCCGGGATGAGGGTCTAA
- a CDS encoding AraC family transcriptional regulator: MLLKSHMFEIEASNLREGLSQGINVKRSHFLILYISSGKGTLVSRNQRLKAEEGKSYFLTDSAILTSSSSSLLSAYLLSWPKEGDMLKDLLTRPLADQVPAKMAPLWEEMKKSRQEKSISAKCRFLSLLWEMLSILTDAADIDRMEEAEELIRNSLSRPFTVTELAAKANMTPVTFSRAFRKRTGMTPKEFLNAERMKTAKRLLLQNRGITAKEVAVQIGLQDEFYFSRLFKSREGMPPTVFMKRASERIAVVSQLFLQDHLISLGIQPVAAPSYPTVYSASSGVPSYLQKELEGTKLLNAEKPFQPDDILLTHPDRIIKTPLHQFQLQSVLLSKQEQVHHLPLKQDWRHYLYEIASLVGCESRAECIEKDIHGMECKVRDELCPLTKNGRWAVIWIRPEEIRLYGKGNHALLELLFQGLGFQPHPDLHAEGYRNVSLKEIAELNPDKLLILWSHEKDVWRTAHTTDWNKIRAVRTGEVYYPESHEWDPWGPIGRKRMLEEFPSSILKAKLKA, translated from the coding sequence ATGCTGCTGAAGAGCCATATGTTTGAAATTGAAGCATCCAACCTGCGTGAGGGCTTATCTCAGGGAATAAATGTAAAGCGCAGTCATTTTTTAATCCTTTACATATCATCGGGAAAGGGCACTTTAGTAAGCAGGAACCAGAGATTGAAGGCTGAGGAGGGCAAAAGCTATTTCCTTACGGATTCAGCAATCCTTACATCGTCTTCTTCATCTCTGCTTTCTGCTTATTTGCTTTCCTGGCCAAAAGAAGGCGATATGCTGAAAGACTTGTTAACCCGTCCGCTGGCTGACCAGGTCCCTGCAAAAATGGCCCCCCTCTGGGAAGAGATGAAGAAAAGCCGGCAGGAAAAATCAATTTCGGCCAAATGCAGATTTCTGTCCCTTCTCTGGGAGATGCTATCCATCCTGACAGACGCGGCAGACATAGACAGAATGGAAGAAGCGGAGGAACTGATCCGAAACAGCCTGTCCCGTCCATTCACCGTTACGGAATTAGCTGCTAAAGCAAATATGACCCCTGTTACATTTTCAAGGGCTTTCCGCAAAAGGACCGGTATGACCCCGAAAGAATTTTTAAATGCAGAACGAATGAAGACTGCCAAAAGATTGCTGCTCCAAAATAGAGGAATTACAGCTAAAGAAGTAGCCGTGCAAATAGGGCTGCAGGATGAATTTTATTTCAGCCGTCTTTTTAAAAGCAGAGAAGGGATGCCGCCAACTGTTTTCATGAAAAGGGCCAGTGAACGAATCGCTGTCGTAAGTCAGCTTTTTTTGCAGGACCACCTTATTTCACTCGGAATCCAGCCGGTTGCAGCTCCGTCCTACCCAACCGTCTATTCTGCGAGCAGCGGGGTTCCGAGCTATCTTCAAAAAGAGCTGGAAGGAACTAAATTGTTAAATGCAGAAAAACCATTTCAGCCGGATGATATTTTGCTGACCCATCCTGACCGCATTATTAAAACACCCTTACATCAATTTCAGCTTCAAAGCGTGCTGCTTTCAAAACAGGAGCAAGTCCATCATTTGCCTTTGAAGCAGGACTGGCGTCATTATCTCTATGAAATAGCATCGCTGGTCGGCTGTGAAAGCCGTGCCGAATGCATAGAAAAGGACATTCACGGTATGGAATGCAAAGTGCGGGATGAGCTTTGTCCATTAACCAAAAATGGCCGGTGGGCTGTCATTTGGATCCGTCCGGAAGAAATACGCCTTTACGGGAAGGGAAATCATGCCCTTCTCGAACTTCTTTTTCAAGGTCTTGGATTCCAGCCGCATCCAGATCTGCATGCGGAGGGTTACCGAAATGTAAGCCTGAAAGAGATTGCTGAATTGAACCCTGACAAGCTTCTCATTTTATGGAGTCATGAAAAGGATGTTTGGAGAACTGCCCATACTACAGATTGGAATAAAATCCGGGCTGTCCGGACTGGAGAGGTTTATTACCCTGAAAGCCATGAGTGGGATCCGTGGGGCCCGATTGGGAGGAAGAGGATGCTGGAAGAGTTTCCTTCAAGCATTCTTAAAGCCAAACTAAAAGCTTAA